Below is a genomic region from Sander vitreus isolate 19-12246 chromosome 15, sanVit1, whole genome shotgun sequence.
GGACATAAAGCGCTGGTTAACACTCACAGTGGGGATGTTTCTTACAGCAGACCATTTCTCCTAAATGGACACAGCTTTTATGTTTTTCtaataaacataataaatcgatggatagatagatggatagatgaataGATAGCGGCATCGTcagcatacagacagacagatagacagacagacagatagatagagagatggatagatagatggacagatggatggatggatagcgGCATCGTcagcatacagacagacagatagacaaatagatagatagatagatagatagatagatagatagatagatagatagatagatagcggCATCGTCAGcatacagatagacagatagacagacagacaaatagacagatagatagatatatagagagacagacagacagatatacagacagagagatagatagatagatagatagatagatagatagatagatagatagttagatagacagacagagacagagatggatggatggatggatagatagcgGCATCGTCAGcatacagatagacagatagaaagatggatagatagatagttagatagatatACAGATCGATAgaaagatggatagatagacagatagaaagatggatagatagatagatagatagatacagatagatagatgatagatggatggatgatagatagCGGTATCGTcagcatacagacagacagacagatagacagacagacatactgtatagatagagagatggatagacagacagacagacagacagatagatagataacgTTACTGTCTGTCTATTGACAGAAATGTTCCTTCGACAAGGctcatttaaaacagcagcTGTACAGAGTCTATTTCCTGTTGTTTAGAGTGGTTATTGCAGAGGGGATGAAAGATTTTCTTGTGAATGTTTCTCCGGGTCTTTTCTGCCTGACGGTAGTAACTGGAGAGAGCGGTTACCTTGCGGGCCTGGCTCTGGTATTTGACGGCCTTCTTGGTGTCGGATACGGCTCGCTCCACGTAGTCGACGGAGTGTTCCACGTTGTACTCAATTCTGTCAATCATCTCGCCCTGAAAACACACGCAGACATTGAGATGTGAGCACTAAAactccaaaaacacacatacatttacatgtCTGAAAGTGAGTTTGCTGAGAGAAAGCAGTACACATACACTATGCGTAACGTACCTGGCTCTCGACGAGCATGGCCATGTCGACGAACATGTCGTGCAGCTCGCGGATGCTGTTTTCCAGCTTGATGATCTCGGTGTGTCGGGTCTCGATCTCGTTCAGAGCCTGCTTGGTCATCTGAGAGTCCATCTTGATCTGTGGGAGACGCCGGACTTTAACACACTCAGACAGTTTTAAATTACAAGCAAAAGCAACTTAGGCCATGTTCAAACTTGGCTGATTCCAGTTGAATCAAATCCACCCGTGTAAAGacagtttttttccctttatgagTGAAATGATGCTCTACATTTTTCAGAGGCTTTGTGTGATCATTCGAATATTTGGACATACCGTGCTGTTAGAGaagactttctttctttcagccTGAAACTTCGGTCGGTGTAAAATGTTGTCGCGACCTTTGAACTCCAGTTTCTCCAGTGTCACCGTACTTACCTGCTCCCAGAGTAACTTACCACCGGCTCCCAGAGTAACTTACCACCGGCTCCCAGAGTAACTTACCACCGGCTCCCAGAGTAACTTACCGCCGGCTGAAAACCTGCTTTCAGTGTGAAAGGTTTCAAATTTTCAGCTCGGCGTTAAGTTACAGTTACTCTTCTCTGGCCAGAGGCAGAGGCGCATGCACAGAGTCGCGTTTTTATTCTGAAGGAGCACATTATACATGTGATGTGACTCTGtcacaaagagagaaaagagggacaGAAGAGAGACaagagggagaaaagagagaaaagagggagaaaagagcGAAAGAGATTTGAAGGATCACATGAAAAATGTGCGGTAACTccttcaaaataagagctttCCCTGGTGCATGTTCCTAATGTTACATGCCATGTGACAGCGGCCGTGTTCACCGGATGTCCCAGCGCACCGTGGGGCGATTCTGCGTCCTGATAACCAGCCGTTAGGGACGCAGAATGGCGCAGGTTAAGGTAAAGGCTCGGTGCGATGCTTACATCATCGGTGAAGACGGCCAGCTTGCCACTCTCCAACATGTCCTCTAGTTCTTCGTTGGTGGTGGTTCTCCCGGctgcagacagaaaacagagaagaagacGGTTAGAGAGAGAAACGCTGACGCATCGTACGTCACACCGCCACATGTCCCCGGGGCCGGCCTGATGAGGGCGCCAGCAGGCTAAATGAAAAGTCAaagataataagaaaaaaaacacagcaatgacattgacagaaacttcagagaaaaagtgacagattgtgtgttgtatgttgtgtattgtgttgtgtgttgtgttgtatgtTGTGTTGTGTAGTATAACTCACTGATCTCCAGCTGTCTCTGAATGCTAGTGTGACTGTATGTTGTGTtgcatgttgtgttgtgtgttgtgttgtgttgtgtagtATAGCTCACTGATCTCCAGCTGTCTCTGGATgctaatgtgactgtatgtTGTGTTGTGCGTTGTGTAGTATAACTCACTGATCTCCAGCTGTCTCTGGATGCGGTCCTTGCAGCGGTCACGGTACTTGGACTGCGTGGTGTTGTACTCAGTCATCACCTCCACAAACTTACGTGACAGCGTCGAGTGCTGCAGGACCACAacacaagagagacagagaaaagagaacATTCAAGGTTTTTAAAGGCAGATATTTCAGCACCGAGACTTTGGGTTTGTGGAGTACTGAGTGGACGACTGGATCC
It encodes:
- the LOC144529764 gene encoding syntaxin-1B, with amino-acid sequence MTEYNTTQSKYRDRCKDRIQRQLEITGRTTTNEELEDMLESGKLAVFTDDIKMDSQMTKQALNEIETRHTEIIKLENSIRELHDMFVDMAMLVESQGEMIDRIEYNVEHSVDYVERAVSDTKKAVKYQSQARKKIMIIICCVILGVVLASTIGGTLGF